The segment gatcaaattcattttcgaaaaactttttaaattaaaagataaaatttaactaaaattgttttgaggtaaaggaaaaattaaaaaaaaatttgttttgaggtaaaggaaaaaaataattaaaaaaattaagttaattaaaattaaaaaattaaatttaaaaaaaattaaataaaattaaattttattttttttaattttaaataaaataaataaaaataagtcaaaaaataagttaaaattaaatttaattttaataaaaaaaatatttaacttatttttttaaaaattaattaatttattaaatttaccttattaaattaattaatttattttaatttatataaaattaattcaagcatttataaaattttaagtttcaaagttaattttttatcgattttaaattattatttctatttttaaattttttaaattgaatttatagtcaaaaaatgtttaaatttttaatatattaaaataaattaattatttaaataataaaaaaataaattaatttaaataaaaaattaattaaaaaaaattaattaaaatttaatttaaaaatttactttaaattttttcaatttaaaaaataaataaatttaaaaataaaaaataagaattctttttttgtttaaatttttaaataaattaaaaataaatttaaattaatttattaattaattcatttattaatttaattaatttattttttttaaattattttatttaattttatttttaaaaaattaaaattaatttctttaaaaaaaataattttaaggcaTTTCAagtcaatataattttaaaataatttttttaagcgatttaaaattattatcgttttaatatatttttctttttactttttaagcttgaaattggttaaaaattatttttttttttaattttctgatatCCTTAACTTCAAGTTTTTCGTTTCTTGTCacccataataaaaaatcaagggCGGATCCAGAGGGGGGGCAAGGGGGGCAATTCGTTTCTTGTCacccataataaaaaattgcattattttttcatatatttttcataaaaaactgcaaactttttaataaatactcaGAAATACTTTAGAAATTGCCATCtctcaaacaaaatttctatgaaaaaaaaatcatgttactGAAAACGGAaaggaaatgtaaaaaaattttccttcctcAACATTCAAACCAATTTTTCCACTCTTGAAAAGAATATTTATACATGTaactataatttaatttttatgacgtCGTAAATTTCTTATCCTTTTAAGCAATTTGtggtaactttttttcctctctctctcatTCTAGGTACACATTAATTCATATGTACAGTCGGAATGGATCCTTCTTTACCATTAAATGCTATTTAGAGCAACTTATTGAAAAACTTATCAGATATGTttaccacacacacacagacacacaaacAGACCTAATGTTCACCATTTGTGATAAtatgttcaattttgaaagttttcataaaatattttactttcgGCTACCTTTTTTTCGGTAGCTGTTGCAATGATGACTATTGAAGTCTGTTTACTTATTTAataagagagcaaaaaaaatcataccttccgcaaaaaaaagtgaaaaaacgaAACATATTGAACATGTTTTGTGTGTAGTTCGTAGCTGCAGGTCAATTGATGTAATGGTTCTCTCTACACTTCTTCGGAAATTCTGCTCGAAGGAAGACgaagatgacgacgatgaGCAAGACTAATCATTATCGGTACTACTATCAGAaacttgtttttctttttacttgatgtaatattgaacaatttatttattagaaaagtttGACTCGTTATTCTGGTTTGGTACCTTTcatccacacacacacacaaaactcAACTCGCTGCTCGAAGATATATAAATTAGTGAAGTTTGTGGCAAGCCAGACATTTTCCGTACATCCGtattgtgtttgtttgttattctTGAGACGAAcccaaacattaaaaatttaatatgcttTCACATAATAGCCATTATAAACTCTCTTCGTGTCTTTATCCCTACAGAAACTTAAACGGGATggagaaaaattgtgaattataTTAATGAAAGCGCTTTTTTCTttacaggattttttttttaaaaataataaaaaattaatttaattaaattaaaattttattttgtctaaatttataattattacataaaatttattaaaatgaaaaaaaaaatattaaaataaattttaaatatttaaattaaataattaatataaaaaaaaattaaatatttttttaaaatttttatttttatatttttatattatttttttttaatttaataaattaattttttttaatttaatttttttttttagttatttttttattaataaatttatttcaattaattcaaaccaagcaaaaatttaacgaaaggCTACGAAAAATtacagagcaaaaaataaaattttagaaaaaaagtttttatataataaataaattttataattaattttaaaaatttttatagaattaaaaaaattttttttttgcttttttaaaaaaaaattttttataaaattttaaattttatgtaaaatttttgaattattcataaactttaaaaaaatattttttaattcttctactttatttaattaattttatttaaaattttaaaattaaaattaattaaaattaaaaaaaaaattaattaattaaataaaaattaaaaaaaaaaaaaattaatttaatttttttgatttctaacaagtcaaataaaaaaaaaattatttaaaaattgaattaataaaaataatttaatttaatttttttgaattttaattaaaaatttttttcgacctttttaattttttttttataaaacagacagactttacaaaaaattttttttttcagaatataaaaaaaaacaaaatataaggAAGCAACAGCATGAAAAATAGATCATATCaggtaaacttttttttccttcaatgaTTAACTTGGACATTTCTCCCTAAGCGACGACATTCTGTTGACAATttctcgacattttttttcacagatggACAATCCACTCATTTAAGTTCATTAAATGCGCTCCATTGCACCTGAAAAACAAATcactgctaaaaaaatattcaattcacTAATTAAGTGCACTCACATTTCATAAAACTATTGTTCAATgcctacttttttttgccgctgttaaaatatttaaagcattACATTCACTCctttcatgatattttttcacttaattaacCCAAGCGCTTCATAATCCAATTAATGCTTGTGAAAAGAATCTCCTATGATATGCAAATATCCAAGCTTTTGTGACTTGTCTAGTCGCTTGCTTCCGCCTTTTTTGTCTTCCTTTCGAACACGGAGCactttataattatttcaacaacgaagaaaaagaaagattaaaatatgtaatgaacaaaagtgaaaataattatgagtGTCTTTATTCAGATAAGTGGACTGGATGACTGACTCGGTTGTTTGTCTTCCTATTcttcgttttaaaaaaaaataataatttttcgtagatgaattatttttttaagtatctaGACGATAGAACCGCTTTTAATGATGCTctggtttatttttaattaaaaatggggaaattttaaagctaaaaaggttcttgccgaaaaaaataacaaacataaagtagataaataaatttcttttagcaATAAATTCgacgtcaaattttttaaaggttaatCAAATCACACAAATTTTGCATACAAATAGAGGGAATATttatagataaatttttgtttgaacaagaCTTTGGCAAACGGTGAtgatttttcatcttctttcGATGAATAACTTTTctcaggtattttttttttcttttattgtagATTTCGTGTTCTTGTGTTttatatgtgaaaaatttttttagggggATGTTTCATtctgaaaaatacaaaagttggaaaaaattaaaaattattttttattttcagaaaaaaattattaaaagaaaataaaaaaaattaaaataaataaaatattaataaataaaataataattaaatttaaaaaaaataaaaaataaaaaaaataaataaaaattaaatttaataaaatttaaaaaaataaatttttcaataaaaaaaaataaataattttttaaatattgtaaaattattcaaaaaagataaaaattttttttttattaaaaattaaaaaattaaatatataaaaattttacaaaaattttatccattattaaaaaaaaagattaaaattaaaagaaatcacaaatttcagttttcttaattaaaatgaaattaaaatgaaattaaaattaaattaaattaaattaaaattaaatttaaaattaaaattaaaattaaaattaaaattaaaattaaaattaaaattaaaattaaaaattaaaaattaaaattaaaattattaaaattaaaattaaaattaaaaattaaaattaaaattaaaattaaaaattaaaattaaaattaaaattaaaattattaaaattaaaattaaaattaaaattaaaattattaaaattaaaaattaaaattaaaattaaaattaaaattaaaattaaaattaaaattaaaattaaaattaaaattaaaattaaaattaaaattaaaattaaaattaaatttaaaattaaaaaaaattaaaattaaaattaaaattaaaattaaaattattaaataaaaattaaaattaaaattaaaaattaaaattaaaattaaattaaaattaacattaaaattaaaattaaaattaaaaattaaaattattgaaattaaaattaaaattattaaaattattaaaattaaattttttcattttaacatgaaatcgCCCTCTTTTCCGATATCTCCAATTTTCAATGATGTGTTTCTGAtttcatagattttttattcaaacatcGTTTGATGTTTGTTCAATTCGCTTCAactcaattgaattttgaagttattttaaaCGTAACATGTCTTCTACCTTCGCCACTTTTCCATTCAACGAACTGTTGTACTATACATATCGGAACAAATCTGTTTTTAAGCagataaacaacaaaatgctttatttatacatttacTTTGATTGATAAGTCAATTTTACCTACATGCTTACAAAAGGATACATTCATCATGGAAATCTGCTGGAAATCCGCggcaaagaggaaaaaatcaatttttgcttcGTTTGCATTCGAACAAAAGTATATAAAATGCACAAATTTATAGATTATTTCCGACTTTCTGTTCCAACAATGTATTTTTTCCAAGTTTTTATGTTGCTGTTGTCCGTATTTGCATTTACATTTGCAACATAACGAGCCGTAAAGAAGCAAGAAATATCGCGCTACTCTATAATCATCCGAAATTACCAACATTAAacgtctttttttaataaataatttatgccATTCTTCTaaatagcgaaaaaaagggaaaaataaaaagacgaAGTGAAGTACATTGAATCATTATCATATTGGAACACATTTCAGATGTTCTTGTTGTTTAACGGACTATTTTTACAGTGGCAATTGCACAGTTTATTGTTGCGCCGTTACATACCTGCCTTTGTTTAATAGGCAAAGGAGGAAGAGGAAAATTCTACTGGAACACTCTCGATGGTAGTATATGTAGTTACCGGATTTCATTAAGTAATAAATCTAACACTTTACGTTTTGCAGACAGGAAGTTATATTCCATCTTGTTATTTTAGTGttgaatgttgttgttgttgttacacaCACCGAAACTCATTTACGGCGAAAGTGAAGTGAGAGTACGAAAGACCTATCAAGTGGTAGTCTTTTTAACGGCATTtcgtaaattaagaaaaaaaatattttttttttcaagaaatgtcTTTTTGTTCgtctgtaataaaaaataaaaattatttattttcttttttttctaattcgtaaattaatttttaaaaaataaattaaaattaaataaataaattagcttaataaaattaaattaattttaaaaaataaaaaaaataaaataaaataaaatataaaaattaaaatttaaaaaatttttttttaaaaatatttaaaaatttttaaaatacctaaattcattttttttttttttttttttttttttttttttttaaatttttttttaaaaaaatatttttttttaaattaagttttgtcaaaaaaaaaaattaattaataaaatgtttttttaaaaattaaaaaattttgcatcatttggattttacaaataaaaattaaaaattaaattattttaaataaataaaatttttgcttcatttggaacaaataaaataatttcgtaaattaaaataaataaacaaataaaattatttataaattaaattattttttaaagattttttttgtaaaataaatttgaataaattaaataatataaataatttaaaaatttaaaaaaaaaacgtaaattaaaaaaattaaataaaaataaaaaaacaattaaattaaattttttattaaataaaataatttcttctaaaattaaattttataaaaaaacaaaaaaataaaaaaaaaaaaattttaacattttttattatattatttgattttaaaataaaaaaataaattaattaatttattaataatagcaaaatcaaataataaattaaaattaaaaaaaaaattaaatttttatataatttttttttatttaatttacgattaaaaatgcattaacaTCCCATTTACCTTAAAATATCGAAAACTTTCCAAACGACGACGCGTTGTTGTTGTacctttataaatatttgtatggCTTGTACATATTTTGATCATTATAGATCTATCCGGCCGGTAATAAACATTTTCCCGTGTGTTGCTGCGCCGTATTTGCAacgaataaaaagaaaatgaattttgcgaaaaatataTCATGTATGTACGTTTTTTCGCTTCTCTTCTTATTAAGTAGCTTCACagtaattttcttacaaacatgcaattaaaaaaattttaaattctataaaatttgttctttcttctttacagcaaaaaaaaaagaagaaaacgtcaaatctaatatttttttgggtaaaaCATGTAATTTTAATATCCAGAGAGAGATGGAGGGAAAAAGCTGCATTCGCTCATGTAGAAATTTGCAAGatttattttgtacaaatttgagGCGACTGAACACGGAACAGAAAAGAAGTGAAAATGCATCGCATCGCGTTGACAcagacacacgaaaaaaaaatttgtaacacaTCTATTCATAACGTTTGAAATATACCAGGATTTCTTGCTCACTGaaagcattttattattatgatatttttgtcatgaaaaaattttcttttacattACTTACTCTCTATTCTCTATGAAATGTGCGACATGAAGAGGAATGAAATTCtgctattttttacaaatattattatcacaTCCGTATGtttgttgtcaaaaaatttcaaataataataaaaactttcttaATTCTATCTCActtgaagcaatttttcaaaattgaattatctCTAAGGAgtcacttcaaaaaattttgtgtgtggttaaattttttttttcttatggaaaaactaaaaagttaaGCCTAATATGTCTAACCACGTCGTGTCGttgtcaaaaaaagaagaaattacctaaaaatagaaagggtgagagagaaatttcatttatttttatttcatcgtcCGAAAATATTAGCGGGAGTTACTTTACTCAGGCCCAAGTACTGCTCGAAGGATGGAGGGATGCGCGGCGTTCGGAAATAAAAAGTGCCTCGAACTGTCtcactgaaagaaaaaatatttattttggtaagttttataatttttttctattgaaactgagaatttaaaaatatttttttaaaaaattataatttttgcttctaaaaaatttttttgcaaataatttaaagaattttgctctaaaaaaataaaaatttaaaattaaaaaaaatcaaattaaaaaaaaattaaattcaaattttattacaattttttttaaaatggggggaactttaaaaaaaattaaaaaatttttttaaaaaaatttttaattttttttaaacaatttctactttttttaacaaatttttgtttttttgaaataatttttttaatggtttttattgttttaatttttttgaataattttattatttgatgattttttttttttttgcaaaattatctcaaaaatttcaaaaaaaaatcaaatttaaaaaaaaaatttcaaattttattttttttttttgttttttttttaaaaaaaaaaaaaaataattttttaaaaattttgaaaaataatttttttttttttgaattgaaaattaaaatttttttctaaatttgtgAACATTCtaagaataattttcgaaatttagcattcaaaaataattttttgagaatttttctccaattattttgaaatatttcattagcaatttttattgtaaaacaatttttttaaaagaaaaatttttttttaaaattttttttaaaaataaattttttaaaaaataaaaaatttttcttactttgtATAAATCCCAAATCTAGCTGATGTCGTGTTATTGCAGAGCCCTATCGAGTATCCCATATACCCAAAATTGCATGTCCTGCCAATGTAAGCCGTTTTGGGATTCAATGCATCTCGAAAATACTCGACAACCTTAAAGTGACTGCACAGAAATTGATCTAAAAACAGGTAAATTTGCCTTTTTCATCCcttattttaatgaagaaaaatgcaaCTTACTGAAATGAATGGCGTTCTGTGCCACTGGGAGCAAACAACCGGGCTGCGGACTCATGCCATCCTGTAACGACACATTAAAGGTTATACGTGAGTGAACACATTTTCGCCATTTACTTTACATTTGGATGGAAATCTTGATGGCCCGATGCGATTTGTGTCCCAATGAACGTTCTGTCTGTGTGAATAACTGcagaaaaagcattttttgtttaattttttttttattttttttagcgaaaaaatcTCACCTTGCACAAATTCCGCATCTGATGGATCCAATCGTTCACTTTCGGGTCTCACAGTGAGCTTTGTGAACATCGGCCCAGCTGGATCAAGTCCGAAAATTCTTCCTACTTTGCCGCCGAGATGCTTTCCCGCGAATCCTGAAATGTGTGCGCCCATACTGTGACCCACTAAAGTGACATTTTTCAAAGGAATTCCGAGGTCGtttaattttgtgatgaaTTTCGCTACTTGTTCGCCAACTTCTTCGGTGCTATCGGCAGCTAATGTGTATTCTTGTAAGGCGAGACGATTCCAATCGACAGCAACAACATTCGTCTTTGTGTGCTCCAAAAAGGCGGAAGCgatatttttgacccaatttcGATGGGCACTGTCAAACCATCCGTGAATTATGAAGGCAACGGGCAACTTTGTATTCAACTTTTCGCCGATATCTGTGTCATTTATGTGAATTTGAGTGAAATTCGGattttcactgaaaaaaaaaattttttaataattaaattaatatttcataattattaattttaattaattaattaattaaaaattaaaaataaaaattaattaatttttattttttaattataaattttttttattatttttttttaattattttttaataattaattaaaattaataattaaattaatttaaaaatttaattaaattttatttatttaattaattaaaattttaattaaattaaattttaattaaattattaaattaatttaattaaaaataattaatttttaataaaaaaaatttaaataattttttttttatatttttagggtTTCTTACTGTGTCGCTGCCCAAAAAGTGACTTCCTCGTCGATGGATTTTGGTTCTCCAATACTGACAGCCAGCACCGTATTCAACGAGGCCTCTAAAAAGTGATTTAACCTATTGAcctaattaacaaaaaattattaaatctcataaaaaagtggaaaattcAATACTCACGATGGAATAATCAGGATCAAATCCAATAACCGCAGGATTTCCGATGAAACAAAcagcgaaaaaataataaaattgtcggAATGTCATCTTGCCGTATGAAACATCGACTGCGTACtgtacaaaaatacaaaattcaacaacaacaaacaagaaaaGTATGTTGATGTGTAAGAATTTCTCTTTATTCTGTACTCTCTCTGTACGTTTTTGGTCGTTGCTTGATCGAATTCCATCACAAAAGTGTCTTTTTCGGCAAAAATGTTAACGCGAAGCACAAAAAGAGACATTTTTGGTCACTTTGAACGCACAAAAACCgctaaaaacacaacaaaagacatttttttagagagttccgtgactaaaatatttttttttttttttcgtttgtgtaTTGTGCGCTTTTGcttattttaaagtattttgtactttatttatttatttttttataaaaaaaaaattatgacggAAGAAAGAAAGGTATTGACTCGCACATTCATCATTAGTGCGAagacaaactttaaaaaaaaaatttttttttctgtgaaatagTTTAGTTAACGCGACGAAGACATCTCTCGttctacatttttaatttgatttgtatatttatttacattacaagataaatgtaaatatataggagagaaaaaaaatgttggatagtgttttttttatgatcattACTATTAAACAGTAAGAGTTTCAAGAATATAAAGTAAAGTACatataatcaaataaaacttttaatgatcTCTGCTTTTATTTGCTTTCATTTATTGAACCtggctcgaaaaaaaaactgcgcAGGCTTTGATAAGTACCCTTTTTTGTACATCATCATCTTTTGCTGTGTGatgaaaacataatttttgcattactctcatttttttttttttttttttttttgaaaacaatatATATAcacataaaactttaataattggACGAActataatttttctgttttgcaAGCGATTTTAACgagtttgtgaaaaaaaattatgaaagaaaGTTTGACTGGAAGTGATCAATTTGTCTGTCTggatagttttatttttacttttaaagaatttttttgacaaaaacaatGATGTTTATtgcgattttattttattttttttgtttttgagtgaaaacttatgattttgaaaattcataaattttttaatttcattagatggttgatattatttttttaatttaaaaaaaattctttttatattttttaaaaaaaatttttctttacatgCAATGTATTTTATACATACCtacatcaataaaaattaattaaattaaaataataatttaaagaaaataataaaaaattataaattaattagggTGTTCCACAaccgttttctgtttcgccttatatgcttgaaaaaaatccatgagCGATGGGGGTATTGAAATTTCATatagattttcgtttttagtacTATTTAGTatggtaaaataataaaattgttcaattttgagttattttctatgatatagttataaaattagcgttttgacttaatttttcctttccaaaaactatgtattttgaaaaaatttcctaaaaaaaataatctaatcttaaaatgttttcaaaatgactttgacacagtttttgacatagttttgctcttgatttagttttcaaaacaaaactatgtcaaagaaaatttttt is part of the Culicoides brevitarsis isolate CSIRO-B50_1 chromosome 3, AGI_CSIRO_Cbre_v1, whole genome shotgun sequence genome and harbors:
- the LOC134835536 gene encoding pancreatic triacylglycerol lipase, producing the protein MTFRQFYYFFAVCFIGNPAVIGFDPDYSIVNRLNHFLEASLNTVLAVSIGEPKSIDEEVTFWAATHENPNFTQIHINDTDIGEKLNTKLPVAFIIHGWFDSAHRNWVKNIASAFLEHTKTNVVAVDWNRLALQEYTLAADSTEEVGEQVAKFITKLNDLGIPLKNVTLVGHSMGAHISGFAGKHLGGKVGRIFGLDPAGPMFTKLTVRPESERLDPSDAEFVQVIHTDRTFIGTQIASGHQDFHPNDGMSPQPGCLLPVAQNAIHFNQFLCSHFKVVEYFRDALNPKTAYIGRTCNFGYMGYSIGLCNNTTSARFGIYTNETVRGTFYFRTPRIPPSFEQYLGLSKVTPANIFGR